One Bradyrhizobium manausense DNA segment encodes these proteins:
- the der gene encoding ribosome biogenesis GTPase Der — MSFTIAIIGRPNVGKSTLFNRLVGQKLALVDDLPGVTRDRREGDARLGDLEFTIIDTAGLDEGARGSLTARMQEQTEAAIAQADALFFVIDARIGLTPTDRAFADFARKANKPVLLVANKSEGKHGDAGAMESFALGLGDPIQISAEHGEGLGELYDELAKLMPEPVEEDEAEDDEPLSEEEAATRPIRVAIVGRPNAGKSTLINHLLGEERLLTSPEAGTTRDSIAVELNWKGRDFRVFDTAGLRRRSRIEEKLEKLSVADALRAVRFAEVVVMMMDSQNRFEEQDLRITDLIEREGRAVVLAVNKWDLMETKGGGAVSGLRRDADHWLPQLKGVPIVAVSGLMGEGIDRLMQAIQDAYALWNRRVPTSALNRWFEQAIQANPPPAVSGRRLKLNYITQTKARPPSFVLFCSRADAVPQSYLRYLVNSMREAFDLPGTPVRITLREKANPFAHKRKRPS; from the coding sequence ATGTCCTTTACGATCGCCATTATCGGCCGTCCCAATGTCGGCAAGTCGACGCTGTTCAACCGCCTGGTCGGACAGAAGCTCGCGCTTGTCGATGATTTGCCCGGCGTCACCCGCGACCGTCGCGAGGGCGATGCCAGGCTCGGCGATCTCGAATTCACCATCATCGACACCGCCGGCCTCGACGAGGGCGCCAGGGGCTCGCTGACGGCGCGCATGCAGGAGCAGACCGAAGCCGCGATTGCGCAGGCCGATGCGCTGTTCTTCGTGATCGACGCGCGCATCGGTCTTACGCCGACTGACCGCGCCTTCGCCGATTTCGCCCGCAAGGCCAACAAGCCGGTGCTGCTGGTGGCCAACAAGAGCGAAGGCAAGCATGGCGATGCCGGCGCGATGGAATCCTTCGCGCTCGGCCTGGGCGATCCCATCCAGATCTCCGCCGAGCATGGCGAGGGCCTGGGCGAGCTCTACGACGAACTCGCCAAGCTGATGCCGGAGCCTGTCGAGGAGGATGAGGCCGAGGACGACGAGCCGCTGTCCGAGGAAGAGGCCGCGACGCGCCCGATCCGGGTAGCCATTGTCGGCCGTCCCAATGCCGGCAAATCGACCCTGATCAATCATTTGCTCGGCGAAGAGCGCCTGCTGACGAGCCCCGAGGCCGGTACCACGCGCGATTCCATTGCAGTCGAGCTCAACTGGAAGGGTCGCGATTTTCGCGTGTTCGACACCGCCGGTCTTCGCCGGCGCTCGCGCATCGAGGAGAAGCTGGAGAAGCTCTCGGTTGCCGATGCGCTACGCGCGGTGCGCTTCGCCGAAGTCGTCGTGATGATGATGGATTCGCAGAATCGCTTCGAGGAGCAGGATCTGCGCATCACCGATCTGATCGAGCGCGAGGGGCGCGCGGTCGTGCTCGCCGTCAACAAATGGGACCTGATGGAAACCAAGGGCGGCGGCGCGGTTTCGGGTCTGCGCCGCGACGCCGATCATTGGCTGCCGCAGCTCAAGGGCGTGCCGATCGTCGCGGTCTCCGGTCTGATGGGCGAGGGCATCGATCGCCTGATGCAGGCGATCCAGGATGCTTACGCGCTCTGGAACAGGCGCGTGCCGACCTCCGCGCTCAACCGTTGGTTCGAACAGGCGATCCAGGCCAATCCGCCACCGGCCGTGTCCGGCCGCCGGCTGAAGCTGAACTACATCACCCAGACCAAAGCGCGTCCGCCGAGCTTCGTGTTGTTCTGCTCGCGCGCGGACGCGGTGCCGCAGTCTTACTTGCGCTACCTCGTCAACTCGATGCGTGAGGCCTTCGACCTGCCGGGCACGCCGGTGCGCATCACCCTGCGCGAGAAGGCCAATCCGTTCGCACACAAGCGCAAGCGGCCGTCGTGA
- the radA gene encoding DNA repair protein RadA, producing MAKNTLSFVCQNCGAAYNRWQGKCESCGEWNTLAEEDATGSVPVSIRSKRKGRTFALESLAGKSPDAPRLSSGMTELDRVTGGGFVRGSVLLVGGDPGIGKSTLLTQATSLMARAGHRIVYISGEEAIAQVRLRAERLGLSDAPVQLAAETSVEDIVSTLSEGAVPRLIVIDSIQTMWTDTVESAPGTVTQVRASAQALIRFAKKTGAAIILVGHVTKDGQIAGPRVVEHMVDAVMSFEGEGSQQFRILRAVKNRFGPTDEIGVFEMTGLGLREVTNPSELFLSERDLGTPGTAVFAGIEGTRPVLVELQALVAPTSLGTPRRAVVGWDQSRLSMVLAVLEAHCGVKLSGHDVYLNVAGGLRIHEPAADMAAAAALVSSLVNAQLPTDAVYFGEISLSGVIRPVAQTPARLKEAVKLGFKRAVLPESARGGDASGDAGLTLNAVNSLTTLVAEIAAKGSLRGDQNPPAEKNATPARFRRGEG from the coding sequence ACGCTCGCTGAGGAAGACGCGACTGGCAGCGTACCGGTCTCGATCCGCTCCAAGCGCAAGGGCCGGACATTTGCGCTGGAAAGCCTCGCCGGCAAAAGCCCGGATGCACCGCGCCTCTCCTCAGGCATGACCGAGCTCGATCGCGTCACCGGCGGCGGCTTCGTGCGCGGCTCGGTGCTGCTGGTCGGCGGCGACCCCGGCATCGGCAAGTCGACGCTGCTGACGCAGGCGACCAGCCTGATGGCGCGTGCCGGCCACCGCATCGTCTACATCTCCGGCGAAGAAGCCATCGCCCAGGTGCGGCTGCGCGCCGAACGGCTCGGGCTGTCGGATGCACCGGTACAGCTCGCGGCCGAAACCTCGGTCGAGGACATCGTCTCGACGCTGTCGGAAGGCGCCGTCCCGCGGCTGATCGTGATCGACTCGATCCAGACCATGTGGACCGACACGGTGGAATCGGCGCCCGGCACGGTGACGCAGGTCCGCGCCTCGGCACAGGCACTCATTCGTTTCGCCAAGAAGACCGGCGCCGCCATCATCCTGGTCGGCCACGTCACCAAGGACGGCCAGATCGCCGGCCCGCGCGTCGTCGAGCACATGGTCGATGCCGTGATGTCGTTCGAGGGTGAAGGCTCGCAACAATTCCGAATCCTGCGCGCCGTCAAAAACCGTTTTGGGCCGACCGACGAGATCGGCGTATTCGAGATGACCGGCCTCGGCCTGCGCGAGGTCACAAACCCGTCCGAGCTCTTCCTGTCCGAGCGCGACCTCGGCACGCCGGGCACCGCAGTCTTCGCGGGCATCGAGGGCACACGGCCCGTTCTGGTCGAATTGCAGGCGCTGGTAGCGCCGACTTCGCTCGGCACCCCGCGCCGGGCCGTGGTCGGCTGGGATCAGAGCCGGCTCTCCATGGTGCTGGCGGTGCTGGAGGCTCATTGCGGGGTCAAGCTCTCGGGCCATGACGTCTATCTGAACGTCGCGGGCGGCCTGCGCATCCACGAGCCGGCCGCCGATATGGCCGCAGCGGCCGCGCTGGTGTCGTCCCTGGTTAATGCGCAGTTACCCACCGATGCCGTCTATTTTGGCGAGATATCGCTTTCCGGCGTCATCCGCCCGGTGGCGCAGACCCCGGCCCGGCTCAAGGAAGCGGTCAAGCTCGGCTTCAAGCGCGCCGTGTTGCCCGAATCGGCCCGAGGCGGTGATGCCAGCGGTGACGCCGGACTGACCCTGAATGCCGTCAACAGCCTCACCACCCTGGTCGCCGAAATCGCCGCCAAGGGCTCCCTTCGCGGCGATCAGAACCCGCCGGCGGAGAAAAATGCCACACCGGCAAGATTCCGCCGTGGAGAGGGTTAG
- a CDS encoding CvpA family protein, which produces MPVTLLDLILLGVMLISGLLAMVRGFMREILSIAAWGTAAIVTLYSFSKLLPTAKTYFNNDTVASVVVVAGVFIGTLVVVSVITVRISDMILDSRIGALDRTLGFLFGLARGLLIVVVAFLFFTWLVPDKQRPDWVSGAKSRVVLQGTGDWLMSLLPDDPENTILKRFKKNKPDDDQADTEQQPSGNGDGYSKPARDSLKKLIEKPAAR; this is translated from the coding sequence ATGCCAGTAACACTCCTCGACCTGATCCTGCTCGGTGTGATGCTGATTTCGGGCCTGCTTGCCATGGTCCGCGGCTTCATGCGTGAAATCCTCTCGATCGCGGCCTGGGGCACCGCGGCGATCGTGACGCTGTATTCCTTCTCCAAGCTGCTGCCGACCGCGAAGACCTATTTCAACAACGACACGGTCGCGAGCGTGGTCGTCGTCGCAGGCGTGTTCATCGGGACCCTGGTCGTGGTCTCCGTGATCACGGTCCGGATCTCCGACATGATCCTGGATTCGCGCATTGGCGCGCTGGATCGCACCCTCGGGTTCCTGTTTGGCCTGGCTCGCGGGCTTTTGATCGTCGTGGTCGCGTTCCTGTTCTTCACCTGGCTGGTGCCGGACAAGCAGCGCCCGGACTGGGTCTCGGGGGCCAAGTCCCGCGTGGTGCTCCAGGGAACCGGGGATTGGCTGATGTCCCTCTTGCCTGACGACCCCGAGAACACCATCTTGAAGAGATTCAAGAAAAACAAACCAGATGATGATCAAGCTGACACCGAGCAGCAGCCTTCGGGCAATGGCGACGGCTACAGCAAACCGGCTCGTGACAGCCTGAAGAAGCTGATCGAGAAACCTGCGGCGCGTTGA
- a CDS encoding SDR family NAD(P)-dependent oxidoreductase, translated as MTKPLANRIALVTGASRGIGFATAIALAKAGAHIVATARTQGGLEELDDEIRKAGGNGATLVPLNLTDSDGIARLGAGLHERYGKLDILVGNAGVLGPSSPVAHIELKTFNDVMAVNVSANFQLIRCMEPLLKQSDAGRAVFITSGAANKATAYVSPYAASKAALETLARAWAQETANTKLRVNLFNPGPVRTRMRATLMPGEDPATLDTSEQVAEFIVPLCAPDWTETGKFYDYKTRTLMSFRAPA; from the coding sequence ATGACCAAGCCTCTCGCCAACCGCATCGCTCTCGTCACCGGCGCCTCGCGCGGCATCGGTTTTGCCACGGCAATCGCACTGGCCAAGGCCGGCGCGCATATCGTTGCCACCGCGCGCACGCAAGGCGGGCTCGAGGAGCTCGACGACGAGATCCGCAAAGCGGGAGGCAACGGCGCCACGCTGGTGCCGCTCAATCTCACCGATTCCGATGGCATCGCCCGGCTCGGGGCCGGCCTGCACGAGCGCTACGGCAAGCTCGACATCCTGGTCGGCAATGCCGGTGTGCTCGGCCCCTCCTCGCCGGTCGCCCATATCGAGCTCAAGACGTTCAACGACGTCATGGCCGTCAATGTCTCCGCGAACTTCCAGCTGATCCGCTGCATGGAGCCGCTGCTGAAGCAGTCCGACGCCGGCCGTGCCGTGTTCATCACTTCTGGCGCCGCCAACAAGGCGACCGCCTATGTCAGCCCCTACGCCGCCTCCAAGGCCGCCCTGGAAACGCTGGCCCGCGCTTGGGCACAGGAGACCGCGAACACGAAGCTGCGTGTCAATTTGTTCAATCCGGGCCCGGTCCGCACCCGCATGCGCGCGACCCTGATGCCGGGCGAGGACCCGGCGACGCTCGATACCTCCGAGCAGGTCGCCGAATTCATCGTGCCGCTGTGCGCGCCCGACTGGACCGAGACCGGCAAGTTCTACGATTACAAGACGCGGACGCTGATGAGCTTCCGCGCGCCGGCCTGA
- the purF gene encoding amidophosphoribosyltransferase: protein MRHPDQDAHTELDPGSAALELQDDLEGDTLREECGVFGIYGHPDAAAITALGLHALQHRGQEAAGIVSYDGSRFHSERRLGLVGDTFSRREVIDRLPGNMAVGHVRYSTTGATILRNVQPLFAELNAGGLAVAHNGNLTNGLTLRRELVKHGAMMQSTTDTEVILHLVARSRRARFIERYIDALREIEGAYALVSLTNKKLVGARDPRGIRPLVLGELDGCPILTSETCALDIIGARFVRDIEPGEVIVFDDHGQDIHKPFPPIAPRPCIFEYIYFSRPDSIVHGRSVYEVRKAFGAQLARESHVPIDVVVPVPDSGVPAAIGYSQHSGVPFELGIIRNHYVGRTFIQPTQAIRESGVRMKHSANRAAIEGKRIILIDDSLVRGTTSKKIVRMMRDAGAKEVHFRLASPPILYPDYYGIDLPDRGGLLAATHSLEEMREIIGADSLAFLSIDGMYRAMGEPGRDPANPKFSDHCFTGAYPTHLTDQTQTEQQPRQLSLLAEAS from the coding sequence ATGCGACACCCTGACCAGGACGCCCACACTGAACTCGATCCCGGCTCTGCCGCGCTAGAGCTTCAGGACGACCTGGAGGGAGATACGCTGCGCGAGGAATGCGGCGTGTTCGGCATCTACGGACACCCTGATGCCGCCGCGATCACCGCGCTCGGCCTCCACGCGCTTCAGCATCGCGGCCAGGAGGCCGCCGGCATCGTCTCCTACGACGGCAGCCGATTTCACTCCGAACGCCGCCTCGGCCTCGTCGGTGACACCTTCTCCCGCCGCGAGGTGATCGATCGCCTGCCCGGCAACATGGCGGTTGGCCATGTCCGCTATTCCACGACAGGCGCGACTATCCTGCGCAACGTGCAGCCCCTGTTCGCCGAGCTCAATGCCGGCGGCCTTGCGGTCGCCCACAACGGCAACCTCACGAACGGCCTGACGCTGCGCCGCGAGCTCGTGAAGCACGGCGCGATGATGCAGTCGACCACCGATACCGAGGTGATCCTGCACCTGGTCGCGCGCTCCAGGCGCGCTCGCTTCATCGAGCGCTACATCGACGCGTTGCGCGAGATCGAAGGCGCCTATGCGCTGGTCTCGCTCACCAACAAGAAGCTGGTCGGCGCGCGCGATCCGCGCGGCATCCGCCCGCTGGTGCTCGGCGAGCTCGACGGCTGCCCGATCCTGACGTCGGAGACCTGCGCCCTCGACATCATCGGCGCGCGTTTCGTGCGCGACATCGAGCCCGGCGAAGTCATCGTGTTCGACGATCACGGCCAGGACATCCACAAGCCGTTCCCGCCGATCGCGCCGCGGCCCTGCATCTTCGAATACATCTATTTCTCGCGTCCGGATTCCATCGTCCATGGCCGCTCGGTCTACGAGGTCCGCAAGGCCTTCGGCGCGCAGCTCGCGCGCGAGAGTCACGTGCCGATCGACGTGGTCGTGCCGGTGCCGGATTCCGGCGTTCCCGCTGCGATCGGTTACAGCCAGCATTCCGGCGTGCCTTTCGAGCTCGGCATCATCCGCAACCATTACGTCGGCCGCACCTTCATCCAGCCGACGCAGGCGATCCGCGAATCCGGCGTGCGCATGAAGCATTCGGCCAACCGCGCCGCGATCGAAGGCAAGCGCATCATCCTGATCGACGACTCGCTGGTGCGCGGCACCACGTCGAAGAAGATCGTGCGCATGATGCGCGATGCCGGCGCCAAGGAAGTGCATTTCCGCCTTGCCTCGCCGCCGATCCTCTATCCCGATTATTACGGTATCGACCTGCCGGACCGCGGCGGCCTTCTGGCTGCGACGCATTCGCTGGAAGAGATGCGCGAGATCATCGGTGCCGACTCGCTCGCCTTCCTGTCGATCGACGGCATGTACCGCGCCATGGGTGAGCCCGGCCGCGACCCGGCCAATCCGAAATTCTCGGATCACTGCTTCACGGGCGCCTATCCGACCCACCTCACCGACCAGACCCAGACCGAGCAGCAGCCGCGGCAGCTGTCGCTGCTGGCGGAAGCGAGCTAA
- a CDS encoding tetratricopeptide repeat protein: MSELFDEVDEEVRREQLKRLWDKYSLYFIALMVLIVAAVGGWRGYQYLEAKKAAEAGATFEKAVELSEQGKHAEAETAFADLAAKAPSGYRTLSRLHAAAETSTRDPKAAAKMYDDIAADRSLGSEWQDLAKIRAASLLVDSASYADIQQRLETSAEPKSTFRHSARELLALSAWRNNDMTAARKWVDAIAEDGETPPGLRSRAEALQALLPPVAKS; this comes from the coding sequence GTGTCTGAATTATTTGACGAAGTCGACGAGGAAGTACGTCGCGAGCAGCTCAAGAGGCTGTGGGACAAATATTCGCTCTACTTCATCGCCCTGATGGTGCTGATCGTGGCGGCCGTGGGTGGCTGGCGCGGTTACCAGTACCTGGAGGCCAAGAAGGCCGCCGAGGCCGGCGCGACCTTCGAGAAGGCCGTCGAGCTGTCCGAGCAGGGCAAGCACGCCGAGGCCGAGACCGCCTTTGCTGATCTTGCTGCCAAGGCTCCGTCTGGCTACCGCACCCTGTCACGGCTCCATGCCGCCGCGGAGACGTCGACCCGCGATCCCAAGGCTGCGGCCAAGATGTATGACGACATCGCCGCCGACCGCAGCCTCGGCAGCGAGTGGCAGGATCTGGCGAAGATCCGCGCGGCCAGCCTGCTGGTGGACAGCGCGAGCTACGCCGACATCCAGCAGCGGCTGGAGACCTCCGCGGAGCCCAAATCGACCTTCCGCCACAGCGCCCGCGAGTTGCTGGCGCTGTCGGCTTGGCGCAACAACGACATGACCGCGGCCCGCAAATGGGTCGACGCGATCGCCGAGGATGGCGAAACGCCGCCGGGCCTGCGCTCGCGCGCCGAAGCGCTCCAGGCCTTGCTGCCGCCCGTCGCCAAAAGCTGA
- a CDS encoding class I adenylate-forming enzyme family protein translates to MDWSQSQIPPMRFEARFGDRVVPAFIDRPASLWAMIAAASARNRDSEALVCGHIRLSWRQAVEQAARIASGFRKLGLQRGDRVAILLGNRIEFPLLLFAAAHEGLVTVLLSTRQQKPEIAYVLSDCGARILIHEAALADRLPDAQDVPGVVHRIAVDHDPALSRFAILADNALAPAPVEVNEEDTAMILYTSGTTGKPKGAMLAHCNIVHSSMVFVSCLQLTEADRSIAAVPLGHVTGVVANITTMICCGGALIIMPEFKAADYLKLAARERVTYTVMVPAMYNLCLLQPDFDSYDLSSWRIGGFGGAPMPVATIEKLKATIPGLKLANCYGATETTSPSTIMPGELTESHIDSVGLPCPGARIVAMGADGRELPPGEIGELWIQSASVIKGYWSNPKATAESFTAGFWHSGDLGSVDAEGFVRVFDRQKDMINRGGLKIYSAEVESVLAGHPAVVESAIIAKPCPVLGERVHAVVVTRVQVGSEDLKAWCAERLSDYKVPETMTVTAEPLPRNANGKVVKRQLRELLVGA, encoded by the coding sequence ATGGACTGGTCGCAATCTCAGATCCCGCCGATGCGGTTCGAGGCGCGTTTTGGTGATCGGGTGGTGCCGGCCTTCATTGATCGGCCGGCCAGTCTCTGGGCGATGATCGCGGCGGCTTCTGCGCGCAATCGTGACAGCGAAGCGCTCGTCTGCGGTCATATCCGGTTGAGCTGGCGGCAGGCGGTGGAGCAGGCCGCACGGATAGCATCGGGCTTTCGCAAGCTCGGCCTGCAACGCGGCGACCGCGTTGCGATCCTGCTCGGCAATCGCATCGAATTTCCGCTGCTGCTGTTCGCCGCCGCGCATGAGGGGCTGGTCACCGTGCTGCTCAGCACGCGCCAGCAGAAGCCGGAGATCGCCTATGTGCTCTCCGATTGCGGCGCCAGGATATTGATCCACGAGGCTGCGCTCGCCGATCGGCTGCCTGACGCGCAGGATGTTCCCGGTGTGGTTCACCGCATTGCCGTCGACCACGATCCGGCTCTGTCGCGCTTCGCGATACTCGCCGACAATGCCTTGGCGCCGGCACCGGTTGAGGTGAACGAGGAGGACACCGCGATGATCCTCTACACCTCGGGCACGACAGGCAAGCCGAAGGGCGCGATGCTGGCCCATTGCAACATCGTGCATTCCTCGATGGTGTTCGTGTCCTGCCTGCAACTGACGGAAGCTGATCGGTCGATCGCAGCCGTTCCGCTCGGGCACGTCACGGGTGTCGTCGCCAACATCACGACGATGATCTGCTGTGGCGGCGCGCTGATCATCATGCCGGAGTTCAAGGCGGCCGACTATCTCAAGCTCGCCGCGCGCGAACGTGTCACCTACACGGTGATGGTGCCGGCGATGTACAATCTCTGCCTGCTCCAGCCGGATTTCGACAGCTACGATCTCTCGAGCTGGCGCATCGGTGGTTTTGGCGGCGCACCGATGCCGGTCGCAACCATCGAGAAGCTCAAGGCAACGATTCCCGGCCTGAAGCTCGCGAACTGCTACGGCGCGACCGAGACGACGTCGCCCTCGACGATCATGCCGGGCGAATTGACGGAAAGTCATATCGACAGTGTCGGTCTGCCGTGTCCCGGCGCGCGCATCGTTGCGATGGGTGCAGATGGGCGTGAACTGCCGCCCGGCGAGATCGGCGAGCTCTGGATCCAGAGTGCCTCGGTCATCAAGGGCTATTGGAGCAACCCGAAGGCCACGGCCGAGAGCTTTACCGCCGGCTTCTGGCATTCGGGCGATCTGGGCTCGGTCGACGCCGAAGGCTTTGTTCGCGTGTTCGACCGGCAGAAAGACATGATCAATCGCGGCGGCCTCAAGATCTATTCGGCCGAAGTCGAATCCGTGCTGGCCGGCCATCCCGCCGTGGTCGAGAGCGCGATCATCGCAAAGCCATGCCCGGTGCTGGGTGAGCGCGTCCACGCGGTCGTGGTCACGCGCGTCCAGGTTGGTAGCGAGGACCTGAAGGCCTGGTGCGCCGAGCGGCTTTCCGACTACAAGGTGCCGGAGACCATGACAGTCACCGCTGAACCCCTTCCGCGCAACGCCAATGGCAAGGTGGTGAAGCGGCAGCTGCGGGAGCTGCTGGTTGGGGCCTGA
- a CDS encoding ABC transporter substrate-binding protein, protein MTTTFARRSAALLACAAFGFATSAYAQDKTVTIGVLNDMSSLYADIGGPNSVVAVKMAVEDSGLLAKGWKIEVVSGDHQNKPDVGVNIARQWIDTQKVDMITDTPNSGVALAVSNVAKEKNVVLLNNGGASADLTGKACNANTISYTYDTYMLANGTGKALTKAGGDSWFFLTADYAFGAALERDTSAVVKANGGKVLGGVKHPLNTSDFSSFLLQAQNSKAKIVGLANAGGDTTNAIKQAAEFGIVEGGQKLAALLLFINDVHSLGLKTAHGLTFTESFYWDLNDSTRAWSKKFQEKVANHAMPSMTQAGNYAGVIHYLKALEALGGNPHDGAKVVAKMKEIPTDDPLFGKGPLREDGRRIIPAYLFEVKKPEESKGPWDYYKLIATISPEDAARPLKDSECPLVKK, encoded by the coding sequence ATGACGACGACGTTCGCGCGCCGCTCGGCGGCCCTTCTCGCCTGCGCCGCTTTCGGTTTTGCCACATCAGCCTACGCCCAGGACAAGACCGTCACGATCGGCGTGCTCAACGACATGTCCAGCCTCTATGCCGACATCGGCGGCCCCAACTCCGTCGTGGCGGTCAAGATGGCGGTTGAGGATTCCGGCCTGCTTGCCAAGGGCTGGAAGATCGAGGTCGTCAGCGGCGATCACCAGAACAAGCCGGACGTCGGGGTCAACATTGCGCGGCAGTGGATCGACACCCAGAAGGTCGACATGATCACCGACACGCCGAACTCGGGCGTGGCGCTGGCGGTCAGCAACGTAGCCAAGGAAAAGAACGTCGTCCTGCTCAACAATGGTGGTGCCAGCGCCGACCTTACCGGCAAGGCCTGCAACGCCAACACGATCTCCTACACTTACGACACTTACATGCTCGCCAACGGCACCGGCAAGGCGCTGACCAAGGCCGGCGGCGACAGCTGGTTCTTCCTGACCGCCGACTACGCCTTCGGCGCCGCGCTGGAGCGCGACACCAGCGCCGTCGTCAAGGCCAACGGCGGCAAGGTGCTTGGCGGCGTCAAGCATCCGCTCAACACCTCGGACTTCTCGTCATTCCTGCTGCAGGCGCAGAACTCCAAGGCGAAGATCGTCGGGCTTGCCAATGCCGGCGGCGACACCACCAACGCGATCAAGCAGGCGGCCGAGTTCGGCATCGTCGAAGGCGGCCAGAAGCTCGCAGCGCTCCTGCTCTTCATCAACGACGTCCACTCGCTCGGCCTCAAGACCGCGCATGGCCTGACCTTCACCGAATCCTTCTACTGGGATCTGAACGACAGCACTCGTGCCTGGTCGAAGAAATTCCAGGAGAAGGTGGCTAACCACGCGATGCCGTCGATGACCCAGGCCGGCAACTACGCCGGCGTGATACATTATCTCAAGGCGCTCGAGGCGCTCGGCGGCAATCCGCATGACGGCGCCAAGGTGGTCGCCAAGATGAAGGAAATCCCGACCGACGATCCGCTGTTCGGCAAGGGTCCGCTCCGCGAGGACGGCCGCCGCATCATCCCGGCCTATCTGTTCGAGGTGAAGAAGCCCGAGGAGTCGAAGGGGCCGTGGGACTATTACAAGCTGATCGCGACCATCTCGCCCGAAGATGCCGCCAGGCCGCTCAAGGACAGCGAGTGCCCGCTGGTGAAGAAGTAA
- a CDS encoding TCR/Tet family MFS transporter yields the protein MSGEAGEAIAQGAAPVRRGAVAFIFVTILLDMLALGVIMPILPKLIESFVGNDTAQAARIFGLFGTAWALMQFVFSPLLGALSDRFGRRPVVLLSNFGLAADYVLMALAPSLVWLFVGRVISGITSASISTAFAYITDITPPERRAAIFGRIGAAFGAGFILGPALGGLLGDIDPHLPFWASAALSLANALYGLFVLPESLAPDKRAPFRWTSANPIGALHLLRSNAALTALSVVNFIAQVAHVVLPSTFVLYATYRYGWDSKTVGLTLAMVGICAMVVQGLAIGPIVRVLGERNALVMGLCCGAIGFVIFGAAPTGPLFWIGIPVMSLWGISGAAMQSLMTRLVAPDRQGQLQGATASVQSVSQLVGPFLFTLTFSYFIGASAPLRLPGAPFLLAAALMVVCVAIAVRALATTKPVS from the coding sequence GTGAGCGGCGAGGCCGGCGAGGCGATAGCGCAAGGCGCAGCGCCGGTCCGGCGCGGGGCCGTTGCCTTCATCTTCGTCACGATCCTGCTCGACATGCTGGCGCTCGGCGTGATCATGCCGATCCTGCCGAAGCTGATCGAGAGTTTTGTCGGTAACGACACCGCGCAGGCGGCCCGAATCTTCGGCCTGTTCGGCACCGCCTGGGCGCTGATGCAATTCGTGTTCTCGCCGCTGCTCGGCGCGCTGTCGGATCGCTTCGGGCGCCGGCCGGTGGTTCTGCTGTCGAATTTCGGGCTTGCCGCGGACTATGTGCTGATGGCGCTGGCGCCGTCGCTGGTCTGGCTGTTCGTCGGCCGCGTGATCTCCGGCATCACTTCGGCGAGCATCTCGACCGCTTTTGCCTACATCACCGATATCACGCCGCCGGAGCGGCGTGCGGCGATCTTCGGCAGGATTGGCGCAGCCTTCGGCGCGGGGTTCATTCTGGGCCCGGCGCTGGGTGGACTGCTCGGCGATATCGATCCGCATTTGCCGTTCTGGGCCTCGGCCGCTCTCAGCCTTGCCAACGCGCTCTATGGGCTGTTCGTCCTGCCGGAATCGCTGGCGCCCGACAAACGCGCGCCGTTCCGCTGGACCAGCGCCAATCCGATCGGTGCGCTGCATCTGCTGCGCTCCAACGCGGCGCTGACCGCGTTATCGGTCGTCAACTTCATCGCACAGGTCGCGCATGTCGTGCTGCCCTCGACCTTCGTGCTCTACGCGACCTATCGCTACGGCTGGGATTCCAAGACGGTGGGATTGACGCTCGCGATGGTCGGCATCTGCGCCATGGTGGTGCAGGGGCTTGCGATCGGCCCGATCGTGCGCGTGCTCGGCGAACGCAACGCCCTGGTGATGGGCCTGTGCTGTGGCGCGATCGGCTTCGTGATCTTTGGTGCTGCGCCGACCGGGCCCCTGTTCTGGATCGGCATTCCCGTGATGTCGCTGTGGGGTATCTCGGGCGCCGCCATGCAATCGCTGATGACGCGGCTGGTTGCCCCCGATCGGCAGGGGCAGTTGCAGGGCGCGACTGCAAGCGTGCAGAGCGTGTCGCAGCTCGTCGGCCCGTTCCTGTTCACGCTGACGTTTTCATATTTCATCGGCGCCAGCGCGCCGCTGCGTCTGCCCGGCGCGCCGTTCTTGCTGGCCGCGGCGTTGATGGTGGTGTGCGTGGCCATCGCAGTGCGGGCGCTCGCGACAACGAAGCCGGTTTCGTAG